Proteins encoded in a region of the Zea mays cultivar B73 chromosome 4, Zm-B73-REFERENCE-NAM-5.0, whole genome shotgun sequence genome:
- the LOC103654388 gene encoding probable glycosyltransferase 6, translating into MAASEAAASAASKKGVAPARPSRARDLVVFATGVAAAVLAFVGPASVLAPGRAGLVAFPVPGPADGPRTFYDDPELSYALGRRVTGWDAKRAQWLRSRGLGDRRNAPERVVMVTGSQPEPCKGAGGDHLLLRFLKNKVDYCRLHGIELLYNNALLEPSMVAYWAKIPVVRAAMLAHPEAEWVWWVDADAVFTDMDFSLPLARYSRYNLVLYGWPEEVYEKRSWVGLNAGVFLIRNCQWSLDFMDEWASMGPASPEYARWGKTLRDTLSKKFDDQSDDQSALAYLLLTNRERWGKKTYLGIDYYFQGYFAEIVDKLDGVAARYEAAERKGDPALRRRHAEREHLRYAAARNAAVRAVVPGPDGGGQSGWRRPFVTHFTGCNPCGGKRNSIYTREICEDGMRRALGFADDQVLRAYGFRHAAPLNDSVRALPFDYPAARARNN; encoded by the coding sequence ATGGCCGCGTCGGAGGCCGCCGCTTCCGCGGCGAGCAAGAAGGGCGTGGCGCCAGCGAGGCCAAGCCGCGCGCGCGACTTGGTCGTGTTCGCGACGGGCGTGGCCGCGGCCGTGCTGGCGTTCGTGGGGCCGGCGTCCGTCCTCGCGCCGGGGCGCGCCGGCCTCGTCGCCTTCCCTGTCCCCGGTCCGGCGGACGGCCCGCGCACATTCTACGACGACCCGGAGCTGTCGTACGCCCTCGGGCGGCGCGTCACCGGGTGGGACGCCAAGCGCGCGCAATGGCTGCGGTCGCGGGGGCTCGGCGACCGGCGGAACGCCCCGGAGCGCGTGGTGATGGTCACCGGGTCGCAGCCGGAGCCGTGCAAGGGGGCCGGGGGCGACCACCTGCTGCTGCGGTTCCTCAAGAACAAGGTGGACTACTGCCGGCTCCACGGGATCGAGCTGCTGTACAACAACGCGCTGCTGGAGCCGTCCATGGTGGCGTACTGGGCCAAGATCCCCGTCGTGCGCGCGGCCATGCTCGCGCACCCGGAGGCGGAGTGGGTGTGGTGGGTCGACGCGGACGCCGTGTTCACCGACATGGACTTCTCCCTCCCGCTCGCCAGGTACAGCCGCTACAACCTCGTCCTGTACGGCTGGCCCGAGGAGGTGTACGAGAAGAGGTCCTGGGTGGGGCTGAACGCCGGCGTGTTCCTCATCCGCAACTGCCAGTGGTCGCTCGACTTCATGGACGAGTGGGCGAGCatgggcccggcctcgccggagtACGCCCGGTGGGGGAAGACGCTCAGGGACACGCTCAGCAAGAAGTTCGACGACCAGTCCGACGACCAGTCGGCGCTCGCGTACCTCCTCCTCACGAACCGGGAGCGCTGGGGCAAGAAGACCTACCTCGGGATCGACTACTACTTCCAGGGCTACTTCGCGGAGATCGTGGACAAGCTCGACGGCGTCGCGGCGCGGTACGAGGCCGCGGAGCGGAAGGGCGACCCCGCGCTCCGGCGGCGGCACGCGGAGCGGGAGCACCTGCGGTACGCGGCGGCGCGGAACGCGGCCGTGAGGGCCGTCGTCCCGGGCCCCGACGGCGGCGGGCAGTCGGGGTGGCGGCGCCCCTTCGTCACGCACTTCACGGGGTGCAACCCTTGCGGCGGCAAGCGCAACTCGATCTACACGAGGGAGATCTGCGAGGACGGGATGCGCCGCGCGCTCGGGTTCGCGGACGACCAGGTGCTCCGCGCGTACGGGTTCCGCCACGCCGCCCCGCTCAACGACAGCGTGCGCGCGCTGCCGTTCGACTACCCCGCCGCGCGCGCGCGTAACAATTGA